Proteins found in one Erythrobacter sp. KY5 genomic segment:
- a CDS encoding argininosuccinate synthase: MSEIKRVVLAYSGGLDTSVIAKWLSVERGLEVVTFTADLGQGEEIEPARDKARAMGIPDEHIFIEDLREEFVRDFVFPMMRANARYEGDYLLGTSIARPLISKRLVEIAHETGADAVAHGATGKGNDQVRFELSAYALDPSIKVIAPWREWDLTSRTALIAWAEAHQIAVPKDKRGEAPFSTDANLLHTSSEGKVLEDPWEETPDYVYSRTDHPENAPDTPEYIEIGFERGDGVTLNGQAMSPATLLSALNDLGRRHGIGRLDLVENRFVGMKSRGMYETPGGEIYARAHRGIEQITLDRGAAHLKDELMPKYAELIYNGFWFAPEREMLQAAIDLSQEKVTGTVRLKLYKGQASVVGRKSPHSLYSEAHVTFEDDAGAYDQHDAEGFIKLNALRLKLLAGRDRKRD; encoded by the coding sequence ATGTCCGAGATCAAACGCGTAGTCCTCGCCTATTCCGGCGGCCTCGACACATCCGTCATCGCCAAGTGGCTGAGCGTCGAGCGCGGGCTGGAGGTCGTCACTTTTACCGCCGACCTGGGGCAAGGCGAAGAGATCGAGCCTGCGCGCGACAAGGCCCGCGCGATGGGCATTCCGGACGAACACATCTTCATCGAAGACCTGCGCGAAGAGTTCGTTCGCGACTTCGTCTTCCCGATGATGCGCGCCAACGCTCGGTACGAAGGTGACTACCTGCTCGGCACCAGCATCGCCCGCCCCCTCATTTCCAAGCGCCTTGTCGAGATCGCGCATGAGACGGGCGCCGATGCGGTCGCTCACGGCGCGACCGGCAAGGGGAACGACCAGGTCCGCTTTGAACTCTCCGCCTATGCGCTCGACCCCAGCATCAAGGTGATCGCCCCGTGGCGCGAATGGGATCTGACCAGCCGCACCGCGCTCATCGCATGGGCCGAAGCGCACCAGATCGCCGTACCCAAGGACAAGCGCGGCGAAGCCCCCTTCTCCACTGACGCCAACCTGTTGCACACCTCGTCCGAGGGCAAAGTGCTGGAGGACCCGTGGGAGGAGACCCCGGACTACGTCTATTCGCGCACCGACCACCCAGAGAACGCGCCCGACACTCCCGAGTACATCGAGATCGGGTTCGAGCGCGGTGACGGCGTAACGCTGAACGGCCAAGCGATGAGCCCTGCCACCCTTCTCTCCGCTCTCAACGACCTTGGTCGCAGGCATGGTATCGGCCGGCTCGACCTTGTCGAGAACCGCTTTGTCGGCATGAAGTCGCGCGGCATGTACGAGACGCCGGGCGGCGAGATCTACGCCCGCGCTCATCGCGGTATCGAGCAGATCACTCTCGACCGGGGCGCGGCTCATCTCAAGGACGAGCTCATGCCCAAATATGCCGAGCTCATTTATAACGGCTTCTGGTTTGCGCCCGAGCGCGAGATGCTGCAGGCGGCGATCGACCTTAGCCAGGAGAAGGTGACCGGCACCGTCCGGCTCAAGCTTTACAAGGGTCAGGCAAGCGTCGTGGGCCGCAAATCGCCGCATTCGCTCTATTCCGAGGCACACGTCACTTTCGAGGACGATGCCGGCGCCTACGATCAGCACGATGCGGAAGGCTTCATCAAGCTCAACGCGCTGCGCCTGAAGCTGCTCGCCGGTCGGGATCGCAAGCGAGATTGA
- a CDS encoding CHRD domain-containing protein: MGLMHKPGITLVCGAGLLGASIVAAPAALADEHLHALGASLFGANEVGHQGAGEDASGDFSGEIDMETGTLCYYLEVEELDGFTAAHIHKGKEGKNGPPVVVLELTGEDGEETCAQVDGEVLAAIASDHEDYYVNVHTSEFPAGAIRGQLGS; the protein is encoded by the coding sequence ATGGGACTGATGCATAAACCGGGTATCACGCTCGTTTGCGGCGCAGGTTTGTTGGGGGCGAGCATTGTGGCGGCGCCTGCCGCTCTTGCCGACGAACATCTTCACGCGCTCGGAGCCTCGCTGTTCGGGGCCAACGAGGTTGGCCATCAGGGCGCGGGGGAGGATGCGAGCGGCGATTTCTCAGGCGAGATCGACATGGAGACGGGCACCTTGTGCTACTACCTCGAAGTCGAAGAGCTGGACGGGTTCACCGCGGCGCACATCCACAAGGGCAAGGAAGGCAAGAACGGCCCGCCCGTGGTCGTCCTTGAACTGACCGGCGAGGATGGCGAGGAGACCTGCGCGCAAGTCGATGGCGAGGTGCTGGCCGCAATCGCGAGCGATCACGAGGACTACTACGTCAACGTGCACACGTCCGAATTTCCGGCGGGTGCCATACGCGGACAGTTGGGAAGCTGA
- a CDS encoding septal ring lytic transglycosylase RlpA family protein — protein MRQSDRLLDPHHRRARTPRAASRFVLAMCLASLPLGASSAQETLSFQASPGTGQSFEEGAEIVPFAAQFTDLIEPLGPDLQNLDLMVPPDAVDLDTFEPPRGPTILRSLGSGVASYYGRRFHGRRTANGERFDMGAMTAAHKTLPFGSLVRVTNTRNGKSVTVRINDRGPFIRGRTIDLSRAAAQEIGMLSRGHASVEMELLAP, from the coding sequence ATGAGACAGTCAGATCGCCTCCTGGACCCGCACCACCGACGGGCGCGCACCCCGCGCGCAGCTTCGCGTTTCGTGCTCGCCATGTGCCTCGCCAGCCTTCCGCTTGGCGCGTCAAGCGCGCAGGAGACGCTCTCTTTCCAGGCCAGTCCCGGCACCGGACAAAGCTTCGAAGAGGGTGCCGAGATCGTCCCCTTCGCGGCCCAGTTCACCGACTTGATCGAGCCGCTTGGCCCGGACCTTCAGAACCTCGACCTCATGGTTCCGCCAGACGCAGTCGACCTCGACACGTTCGAGCCGCCACGCGGTCCCACGATCCTTCGCAGCCTCGGCAGCGGGGTGGCGTCCTATTACGGTCGCCGCTTCCATGGCCGCCGCACCGCCAATGGCGAACGCTTCGATATGGGTGCGATGACGGCCGCACATAAGACCCTGCCCTTCGGCAGCCTTGTGCGCGTCACCAACACCCGTAACGGCAAGAGCGTGACCGTTCGCATCAACGACCGCGGCCCCTTTATCCGTGGGCGCACAATCGACCTCAGCCGCGCAGCAGCGCAAGAGATCGGCATGCTCTCACGCGGGCACGCAAGCGTTGAGATGGAGCTGCTGGCGCCCTGA